One stretch of Streptomyces sp. MMBL 11-1 DNA includes these proteins:
- the uvrB gene encoding excinuclease ABC subunit UvrB has protein sequence MRPVSKIERSVAPFEVVSPYQPSGDQPAAIAELERRIRADEKDVVLLGATGTGKSATTAWMIEKLQRPTLVMAPNKTLAAQLANEFRELLPNNAVEYFVSYYDYYQPEAYVPQSDTYIEKDSSINEEVERLRHSATNSLLTRRDVVVVASVSCIYGLGTPQEYVDRMVQLKVGEEIDRDQLLRRFVEMQYSRNDLAFTRGTFRVRGDTIEIFPVYEELAVRIEMFGDEIEALSTLHPLTGEIISEDPVVHVFPASHYVAGPERLQKAVSGIEQELEQRLAELEKQGKMLEAQRLRMRTTYDIEMLHQIGTCSGVENYSMHFDDRAPGTAPNTLLDYFPDDFLLVLDESHVTVPQIGAMYEGDASRKRTLVDHGFRLPSAMDNRPLKWEEFLKRIDQTVYLSATPGKYELSRGDGFVEQIIRPTGLVDPEVVVKPTEGQIDDLVHEIRERVERDERVLVTTLTKKMSEDLTDYFLELGIQVRYLHSDVDTLRRIELLRELRSGEYDVLVGINLLREGLDLPEVSLVAILDADKQGFLRSGTSLIQTIGRAARNVSGQVHMYADKITPAMAQAIDETNRRREKQIAYNTERGIDPQPLRKKINDIVATIAREEVDTEQLLGTGYRQGKEAKAPVPALGGKAAKGGAKGRAASPGAVLSDRPATELAGIIEEMTERMRAAAADLQFEVAARLRDEVGELKKELRQMKEAGLA, from the coding sequence ATGCGGCCCGTTTCCAAGATCGAACGTTCGGTGGCGCCCTTCGAGGTCGTCAGTCCCTACCAGCCCAGCGGCGACCAGCCGGCGGCCATCGCCGAGTTGGAGCGGCGCATCCGCGCGGATGAGAAGGACGTCGTCCTGCTCGGCGCGACCGGCACCGGCAAGTCGGCGACCACCGCCTGGATGATCGAGAAGCTGCAGCGCCCCACCCTGGTGATGGCGCCGAACAAGACCCTCGCCGCCCAGCTGGCCAACGAGTTCCGTGAGCTCCTCCCGAACAACGCGGTGGAGTATTTCGTCTCGTACTACGACTACTACCAGCCCGAGGCGTACGTCCCGCAGTCGGACACCTACATCGAGAAGGACTCCTCCATCAACGAGGAGGTCGAGCGGCTGCGCCACTCGGCGACGAACTCGCTTCTCACCCGGCGCGACGTCGTCGTGGTCGCCTCCGTCTCCTGCATCTACGGCCTCGGCACGCCCCAGGAGTACGTGGACCGCATGGTCCAGCTCAAGGTCGGCGAGGAGATCGACCGCGACCAGCTGCTGCGCCGCTTCGTCGAGATGCAGTACAGCCGCAACGACCTGGCGTTCACCCGCGGCACCTTCCGGGTCCGGGGCGACACCATCGAGATCTTCCCGGTCTACGAGGAGCTCGCCGTCCGGATCGAGATGTTCGGCGACGAGATCGAGGCCCTGTCCACGCTCCACCCGCTGACCGGCGAGATCATCAGCGAGGACCCCGTGGTCCACGTCTTCCCCGCCAGCCACTATGTCGCCGGGCCCGAGCGTCTGCAGAAGGCGGTCAGCGGCATCGAGCAGGAGCTGGAGCAGCGCCTGGCCGAGCTGGAGAAGCAGGGCAAGATGCTGGAGGCCCAGCGTCTGCGCATGCGCACCACGTACGACATCGAGATGCTCCACCAGATCGGCACCTGCTCCGGCGTAGAGAACTACTCGATGCACTTCGACGACCGCGCGCCCGGCACCGCCCCCAACACCCTCCTCGACTACTTCCCGGACGACTTCCTGCTCGTCCTGGACGAGTCCCACGTCACGGTCCCGCAGATCGGCGCGATGTACGAGGGGGACGCCTCCCGGAAGCGGACCCTCGTCGACCACGGCTTCCGGCTGCCGTCCGCGATGGACAACCGGCCGCTGAAGTGGGAGGAGTTCCTGAAGCGGATCGACCAGACGGTCTACCTCTCCGCCACCCCGGGGAAGTACGAGCTCTCGCGCGGCGACGGGTTCGTCGAGCAGATCATCCGCCCCACCGGCCTGGTCGACCCCGAGGTCGTGGTCAAGCCCACCGAGGGCCAGATCGACGACCTGGTCCACGAGATCCGCGAGCGCGTCGAGCGCGACGAGAGGGTCCTGGTCACCACGCTCACCAAGAAGATGTCGGAGGACCTCACCGACTACTTCCTGGAGCTCGGCATCCAGGTCCGCTATCTGCACAGCGACGTCGACACCCTGCGCCGCATCGAGCTGCTGCGCGAGCTGCGCTCCGGCGAGTACGACGTGCTCGTCGGCATCAACCTCCTGCGCGAGGGCCTCGACCTCCCCGAGGTGTCCCTCGTCGCCATCCTCGACGCCGACAAGCAGGGCTTCCTGCGCTCCGGCACCTCGCTCATCCAGACCATCGGCCGCGCCGCCCGTAACGTCTCCGGCCAGGTCCACATGTACGCCGACAAGATCACTCCGGCCATGGCGCAGGCGATCGACGAGACGAACCGCCGCCGCGAGAAGCAGATCGCCTACAACACCGAACGGGGCATCGACCCGCAGCCGCTGCGCAAGAAGATCAACGACATCGTCGCGACCATCGCCCGTGAGGAGGTCGACACCGAGCAGCTGCTCGGTACCGGCTACCGGCAGGGCAAGGAGGCCAAGGCGCCGGTGCCCGCGCTCGGCGGCAAGGCCGCCAAGGGCGGGGCGAAGGGACGGGCGGCCTCGCCGGGCGCGGTTCTCAGCGACCGGCCCGCGACCGAGCTGGCCGGGATCATCGAGGAGATGACCGAGCGGATGCGGGCCGCCGCCGCGGATCTGCAGTTCGAGGTCGCCGCCCGGCTGCGCGACGAGGTCGGTGAACTGAAGAAGGAACTGCGTCAGATGAAGGAAGCGGGTCTCGCCTGA
- a CDS encoding glycerophosphodiester phosphodiesterase family protein → MFVRTATASATAAALLGAGALLLPADRPEAPERRDAPVVVAHRGASGYAPENTLAAVDAADALGIDWVENDVHRTRDGVLVVLHDTNLKRTTDAEQVFPDRAPWAVKDFTAAEVAKLDAGSWFGARFAGARVPTLTQFLHRMERNRQKLLLEIKSPATYPGIERDIIQVLGRSGWLDRSHVRSRLVIQSFGADSVRKVHSLRPDITTGFLGTPAVADLPSYAAFTDQINPSYATIGADYVAAVQRLKGPHGKRLRVNTWTVNKAADAVKARDYGVDGIITNFPDVVRDATS, encoded by the coding sequence GTGTTCGTCCGCACCGCCACCGCCTCCGCCACGGCCGCCGCCCTGCTCGGCGCCGGCGCTCTGCTGCTGCCCGCCGACCGGCCCGAGGCTCCGGAGCGCCGGGACGCCCCGGTCGTCGTGGCCCACCGGGGGGCGTCGGGCTACGCGCCGGAGAACACCCTCGCCGCCGTCGACGCCGCCGACGCGCTCGGCATCGACTGGGTCGAGAACGACGTCCACCGCACGCGGGACGGCGTGCTCGTCGTGCTGCACGACACCAACCTGAAGCGCACGACGGACGCCGAGCAGGTCTTCCCCGACCGGGCCCCGTGGGCGGTCAAGGACTTCACCGCGGCGGAGGTGGCGAAGCTCGACGCGGGCAGCTGGTTCGGAGCGCGGTTCGCCGGGGCCCGGGTGCCGACGCTCACCCAGTTCCTGCACCGGATGGAGCGCAACCGGCAGAAGCTGCTCCTGGAGATCAAGAGCCCGGCGACCTACCCGGGCATCGAGCGGGACATCATCCAGGTCCTGGGGCGGTCGGGGTGGCTGGACCGCTCCCACGTACGGAGCCGGCTGGTCATCCAGAGCTTCGGCGCCGACAGCGTGAGGAAGGTGCACAGCCTGCGCCCCGACATCACGACCGGCTTCCTTGGCACGCCCGCGGTGGCGGACCTGCCCTCGTACGCGGCGTTCACCGATCAGATCAACCCCTCGTACGCGACGATCGGCGCCGACTACGTGGCGGCCGTCCAGCGGCTCAAGGGCCCGCACGGCAAGCGTCTGCGGGTGAACACGTGGACGGTCAACAAGGCGGCGGACGCGGTGAAGGCCCGCGACTACGGGGTCGACGGCATCATCACCAACTTCCCCGACGTGGTGCGCGACGCGACGAGCTGA
- a CDS encoding DUF5677 domain-containing protein, whose protein sequence is MASGKRNRKKKPRKAGAAGPRDPRVVIAPLTHLKPLNKILTEVAAAADRLVLETPVDPDDLLARFDTEILVRAINSLKSVQLLLENGHWEHASGITRQLFELVVNLEYLGAQPDRFQATFEYCHFGVLQFIREKHREALYGKETGRPVNAEQFAYLEKTLDTAFDQFKGQPRADGTTRWVPSWSRKSTKALAELSPDKMRVHQYDHLFTVWSEQAHAAPRSLIENLFHDAGEQWVETVFESDTKKIIEIASMSLMMFLSLWRELPNTVPLPPEQMLSWTRRMMGIVAVPEFDDLPGYRVDT, encoded by the coding sequence ATGGCGAGCGGTAAGAGGAACAGGAAGAAGAAGCCCAGGAAGGCTGGGGCTGCGGGGCCCAGGGATCCACGGGTTGTCATTGCGCCATTGACGCATTTGAAGCCGCTAAACAAGATCCTCACCGAGGTAGCGGCGGCAGCCGACAGGCTTGTTCTTGAAACACCTGTCGATCCTGACGATCTACTTGCCCGCTTCGATACCGAGATCTTGGTTCGGGCCATCAATAGCTTGAAGTCGGTGCAGCTGCTGCTGGAGAACGGGCATTGGGAGCATGCGTCGGGGATTACTCGGCAGCTGTTCGAACTGGTGGTGAATCTGGAGTACCTCGGGGCGCAGCCCGATCGCTTTCAGGCGACGTTTGAGTATTGCCACTTCGGGGTTCTCCAGTTCATACGGGAGAAGCACCGGGAGGCCCTGTATGGCAAGGAGACGGGGCGCCCCGTGAACGCGGAGCAGTTTGCATACCTGGAGAAGACGCTGGACACCGCTTTCGACCAGTTCAAGGGGCAGCCCAGGGCTGACGGAACAACTCGATGGGTGCCTTCGTGGAGCCGCAAGTCCACGAAGGCACTGGCTGAGCTGTCGCCTGACAAGATGCGGGTACACCAGTACGACCACCTGTTCACCGTCTGGTCGGAGCAGGCCCATGCGGCTCCCCGGAGTCTGATCGAGAATCTCTTCCACGATGCGGGCGAGCAGTGGGTTGAGACGGTTTTCGAGTCAGACACCAAGAAGATCATCGAGATTGCCAGCATGTCTCTGATGATGTTCCTGTCGCTGTGGCGTGAGCTTCCGAACACCGTGCCGTTGCCGCCCGAGCAGATGCTCTCGTGGACGCGTCGGATGATGGGGATCGTGGCGGTACCCGAGTTTGATGACCTTCCCGGGTACCGCGTCGACACGTAG
- a CDS encoding recombinase family protein, with translation MTNCLLYARISEDPREQERGVKRQVQDLRAYAQARGWTVLETFTDNDISAYNGEQRPDYVKLIARVAEGDIDVVVALHPSRLWRRRVERAIAIDLFQQHGIAVAFETGGYFDCTKAIERSQLAQVGESDTLESEVKAERVAREALSRAEEGRANGAVSYGWRRVYTYNQQGKVESFHDEINPEEAEIVREVIKRLLAGESVIKVTADLNTRRVLPPGANLVMKKKQRAKGNEDGLRWSKTSVKKLALRPANGGFRQHRGVLYPAAFPALVDEEKWRQVVKLLTAPERSVKRDGSRKHLLSWGIGECGVCASVLRVATKSRYKLYVCDSMAGCTGRNEAYVDAWVTEVVLARLSRPDALAVFGPDEERIGRLRVSADGMKKRLEEAADDYADGLLTREQLRAVTVKLKQQIAGVEQEIERETPTLDLASMGDLVGAPLEVAEVTWEGLDVVQRRAVLEALNLRVVILPTGKRGPGFDPDFVKVLTAGGEPFASS, from the coding sequence GTGACCAACTGCTTGCTGTACGCGAGGATCAGCGAGGACCCCCGGGAGCAGGAACGGGGTGTCAAGCGCCAGGTACAGGACCTCCGGGCCTACGCGCAGGCGCGGGGCTGGACCGTCCTGGAGACGTTCACCGATAACGACATCTCCGCCTACAACGGCGAACAGCGACCCGACTACGTGAAGCTGATCGCCCGGGTCGCGGAGGGCGACATCGACGTGGTCGTGGCCCTCCACCCATCCCGGTTGTGGCGACGACGGGTCGAGCGGGCCATCGCCATCGACCTGTTCCAGCAGCACGGGATAGCCGTCGCGTTCGAGACCGGCGGGTACTTCGACTGCACCAAGGCCATCGAGCGTTCCCAGCTCGCCCAGGTCGGTGAGTCCGACACCTTGGAGTCCGAGGTCAAGGCCGAACGGGTAGCGCGCGAAGCTCTGTCCCGGGCGGAGGAAGGCCGGGCGAACGGGGCCGTGTCCTATGGGTGGCGGCGTGTCTACACCTACAACCAGCAGGGGAAGGTGGAGAGCTTCCACGACGAGATCAACCCGGAGGAAGCCGAGATCGTCCGGGAGGTCATCAAGCGTCTGCTGGCGGGGGAGTCCGTCATCAAGGTCACGGCTGACCTGAACACCCGCCGGGTTCTGCCTCCGGGCGCGAACCTCGTGATGAAGAAGAAGCAGCGGGCGAAGGGCAACGAAGACGGGCTGCGGTGGAGCAAGACGTCGGTGAAGAAGCTTGCGCTGCGTCCGGCGAATGGCGGGTTTCGTCAGCATCGTGGGGTGCTGTACCCGGCGGCGTTCCCCGCCTTGGTGGACGAGGAGAAGTGGCGGCAGGTCGTGAAGCTCCTCACCGCCCCTGAGCGGTCGGTGAAGCGAGACGGCTCCAGGAAGCACCTGCTGTCGTGGGGCATCGGTGAGTGCGGTGTCTGCGCGAGTGTGCTGAGGGTTGCGACGAAGAGCCGGTACAAGCTGTACGTGTGCGACTCCATGGCGGGCTGTACAGGCCGTAACGAGGCGTACGTGGACGCATGGGTCACCGAGGTCGTCCTCGCCCGCCTGTCGCGTCCTGACGCCCTTGCCGTGTTCGGTCCGGACGAGGAGAGGATCGGCCGGCTCCGGGTTTCTGCTGACGGGATGAAGAAGCGGCTGGAGGAAGCGGCCGATGACTATGCGGACGGGTTGCTGACCCGTGAGCAGTTGCGGGCGGTCACGGTGAAGTTGAAGCAGCAGATCGCGGGGGTGGAGCAGGAGATCGAGAGGGAGACGCCGACGTTGGATCTGGCGTCGATGGGTGATCTTGTGGGTGCCCCGTTGGAGGTCGCGGAGGTGACGTGGGAGGGCTTGGATGTGGTTCAGCGCCGGGCTGTGTTGGAGGCGCTGAATTTGCGGGTGGTGATTTTGCCGACGGGGAAGCGGGGTCCTGGGTTTGATCCGGACTTCGTGAAGGTGTTGACGGCTGGTGGTGAGCCGTTCGCTTCTTCTTGA
- a CDS encoding MHYT domain-containing protein, whose protein sequence is MQGTVDGFTYGLVTPVAAFLMAALGAALGLRCTTRSLHSARTWRAGWLALGSLSIGSGVWTMHFVAMTGFTVRETPISYDKPLTFAGLAVAVVMVGIGIFIVGYRGATRMALITGGTITGLGIASMHYLGMAGMRMAARFAYDTPLVVLSVLIAGCAATGALWAAVTLRGALSGIGASMLMAVAVTGMHYTGMAALDVHLHLPPTLPSDLADVLPGERPAEMIGPMLVGPGCFLLLAAVVLLFDPRAVTGGAAPDPRAGLRPRSTGREGAGGARYR, encoded by the coding sequence ATGCAAGGAACGGTCGACGGATTCACCTACGGCCTGGTGACCCCGGTCGCGGCTTTCCTCATGGCCGCCCTGGGAGCCGCCCTCGGACTCCGCTGCACCACCCGGTCCCTTCACTCCGCTCGCACCTGGCGGGCCGGCTGGCTGGCGCTGGGTTCGCTGTCCATCGGCTCCGGGGTGTGGACCATGCACTTCGTCGCGATGACGGGCTTCACCGTCCGGGAGACGCCGATCTCCTACGACAAGCCCCTCACCTTCGCCGGCCTTGCCGTGGCCGTGGTGATGGTCGGCATCGGCATCTTCATTGTCGGGTACCGGGGCGCGACCCGCATGGCGTTGATCACGGGAGGCACCATCACCGGCCTCGGTATCGCCTCGATGCACTATCTCGGCATGGCGGGCATGCGCATGGCCGCGAGGTTCGCCTACGACACCCCGCTCGTCGTCCTCTCGGTGCTGATCGCCGGATGCGCCGCCACGGGCGCCCTGTGGGCGGCCGTCACCCTCCGGGGAGCCCTCTCCGGTATCGGCGCGAGCATGTTGATGGCCGTCGCCGTGACCGGGATGCACTACACCGGCATGGCCGCGCTCGACGTGCACCTGCATCTGCCGCCCACCCTGCCGTCCGACCTGGCCGACGTCCTGCCCGGTGAGCGGCCCGCCGAGATGATCGGCCCGATGCTGGTCGGCCCCGGCTGCTTCCTGCTCCTCGCCGCCGTGGTGCTCCTGTTCGACCCCCGGGCCGTGACGGGCGGGGCCGCCCCGGACCCACGGGCCGGGCTGCGCCCGCGGAGCACCGGCCGGGAGGGCGCGGGAGGGGCCCGGTACCGCTGA
- a CDS encoding TerC family protein produces the protein MDVSWTLWAVTILGLSALIAVDFFIGRKPHDVSTKEAGIWTIVWIVLAILFGAGLAVFGETQASGEFFAGFITEKSLSVDNLFVFVLIMAKFSVPSHLQQRVLLIGVLIALVLRAIFIAAGAAVIANFSWVFYIFGAFLIYTAWKLIQEARADEEDEEFEENRLLKKIEHRFGVADQYHGTKLFIQKNGKRIMTPLMVVMLAIGMTDVLFALDSIPAIFGLTQDPYIVFTANAFALMGLRQLYFLIGGLLKKLVHLSYGLSVILGFIGVKLVLHALHESGVHVPEISIPFSLSVICGVLVITTITSLIANKKQVAAEAEEAAKAGTAGPSDEESKSVNN, from the coding sequence GTGGACGTTTCATGGACCCTATGGGCTGTGACCATTCTTGGTCTGTCAGCCCTGATCGCCGTCGACTTCTTCATCGGGCGCAAGCCCCATGACGTGTCGACCAAGGAAGCCGGAATCTGGACGATCGTCTGGATCGTGCTGGCCATCCTCTTCGGAGCCGGTCTCGCGGTCTTCGGTGAGACCCAGGCCTCCGGCGAGTTCTTCGCGGGATTCATCACCGAGAAGTCGCTGAGCGTCGACAACCTCTTCGTCTTCGTCCTGATCATGGCGAAGTTCTCGGTGCCCTCACACCTCCAGCAGCGTGTGCTGCTCATCGGTGTGCTGATCGCCCTGGTGCTCCGGGCGATCTTCATCGCCGCCGGTGCCGCCGTGATCGCGAACTTCTCGTGGGTGTTCTACATCTTCGGTGCGTTCCTGATCTACACCGCCTGGAAGCTCATCCAGGAGGCGCGTGCCGACGAGGAGGACGAGGAGTTCGAGGAGAACCGTCTCCTCAAGAAGATCGAGCACCGCTTCGGCGTCGCCGACCAGTACCACGGCACGAAGCTCTTCATCCAGAAGAACGGCAAGCGCATCATGACCCCGCTGATGGTGGTCATGCTCGCCATCGGTATGACGGACGTGCTGTTCGCGCTGGACTCCATCCCGGCGATCTTCGGCCTGACCCAGGACCCGTACATCGTCTTCACGGCCAACGCGTTCGCGCTGATGGGTCTGCGTCAGCTGTACTTCCTCATCGGCGGTCTGCTGAAGAAGCTGGTCCACCTCAGCTACGGCCTCTCGGTGATCCTCGGCTTCATCGGCGTCAAGCTGGTGCTGCACGCCCTGCACGAGTCCGGGGTGCACGTGCCCGAGATCTCCATCCCGTTCTCGCTCTCCGTCATCTGCGGCGTCCTGGTGATCACCACGATCACCAGCCTGATCGCCAACAAGAAGCAGGTGGCGGCCGAGGCGGAGGAGGCCGCGAAGGCCGGGACCGCCGGTCCGTCCGACGAGGAGAGCAAGAGCGTCAACAACTGA
- a CDS encoding methylated-DNA--[protein]-cysteine S-methyltransferase, with protein sequence MNSYGTGAGPAVEWTVVDSDVGPLLLAATGSGLVSVSFHALPAVRDAVLDRLRTRFGAEPVEAPASARLAGPVSALAAYFAGERQDLDLALDWSLTSGFHREVLRELASGVPYGTVVGYGELAARVGRPEGAQAVGAAMGANPLPVVVPCHRVVESDGGLGGFGGGLETKRRLLALEGVLPQPLF encoded by the coding sequence ATGAACAGCTACGGGACCGGTGCCGGGCCGGCCGTCGAGTGGACCGTCGTGGACAGCGACGTCGGCCCGCTGCTGCTCGCGGCGACCGGGTCCGGTCTGGTGAGCGTGTCCTTCCATGCCCTCCCCGCCGTGCGGGACGCGGTCCTCGACCGGTTGCGGACCCGGTTCGGCGCGGAGCCGGTGGAGGCGCCCGCCTCCGCGCGGCTCGCCGGGCCCGTAAGCGCGCTCGCGGCGTACTTCGCGGGCGAGCGGCAGGACCTCGACCTCGCTCTGGACTGGTCGCTGACCTCCGGGTTCCACCGTGAGGTGCTCCGCGAGCTGGCGTCCGGGGTGCCCTACGGGACGGTCGTCGGGTACGGGGAGCTGGCCGCACGGGTCGGCCGGCCGGAGGGGGCGCAGGCGGTGGGCGCGGCGATGGGGGCCAACCCGCTGCCGGTGGTGGTGCCGTGTCATCGGGTGGTGGAGAGCGACGGAGGTCTGGGCGGGTTCGGCGGCGGTCTGGAGACCAAGCGGCGGCTGCTGGCGCTGGAGGGGGTCCTGCCGCAGCCGCTGTTCTAG
- a CDS encoding TerD family protein: MTVNMTKGQAISLQKSDGGTLTAVRMGLGWQAAPRRGLFGSRTREVDLDASAVLFAEKQPVDVVFFRHLISDDGSVKHTGDNLVGGAGAGGDDEAILVDLQRVPVHIDQIVFTVNSFTGQTFQEVRHAFCRIVDETNGQELARYTLDGGGQYTAQIMAKVHRAGGGWQMTALGNPANGRTFQDLMPSILPHL, from the coding sequence GTGACGGTCAATATGACCAAGGGTCAGGCCATCAGCCTGCAGAAGAGCGACGGGGGGACCCTGACCGCGGTACGGATGGGGCTCGGCTGGCAGGCGGCTCCGCGCCGTGGCCTGTTCGGTTCGCGCACCCGCGAGGTCGACCTGGACGCCTCGGCGGTGCTCTTCGCCGAGAAGCAGCCGGTCGACGTCGTGTTCTTCCGCCACCTCATCAGCGATGACGGCTCGGTCAAGCACACCGGGGACAACCTGGTGGGCGGCGCCGGCGCCGGCGGCGACGACGAGGCGATCCTCGTCGACCTCCAGCGCGTACCGGTCCACATCGACCAGATCGTCTTCACGGTGAACTCCTTCACCGGGCAGACGTTCCAGGAGGTCCGCCACGCCTTCTGCCGCATCGTGGACGAGACCAACGGCCAGGAGCTCGCCCGGTACACGCTCGACGGCGGCGGCCAGTACACCGCCCAGATCATGGCGAAGGTGCACCGCGCGGGCGGCGGATGGCAGATGACGGCCCTGGGGAACCCGGCCAACGGCCGCACGTTCCAGGATCTGATGCCGTCGATCCTCCCGCACCTGTAG
- a CDS encoding helix-turn-helix domain-containing protein yields the protein MQKAQPSRVFSGEKFRELRKERDLKASDIWRATGIPQRSLSAWTCGRRSPSSESLILLSDALSCDINDFFVEVGR from the coding sequence ATGCAGAAAGCGCAACCCTCCCGAGTTTTCTCGGGGGAGAAGTTCCGGGAACTCCGGAAGGAACGCGACCTCAAGGCCAGCGACATCTGGCGTGCGACGGGCATCCCGCAGCGGAGCCTGAGCGCCTGGACATGCGGCCGTAGGTCCCCCAGCTCGGAAAGCCTCATCCTTCTTTCCGACGCTCTCAGCTGCGACATCAACGACTTCTTCGTGGAGGTCGGACGATGA
- a CDS encoding TerD family protein, which yields MTAELVRGQNHTLPQTRLEIRVSAGTPVVAGATLGDERGTVRGVEWIAHPGSPQLPGLEVSQQAAADHRLAVDLEALPAGVHRVTVLLALPVGAGGPARFGAVPAPFVAVTGLDGAEIATFTLTGLDAESAVSALEIYRRQDAWKVRAVGQGYAGGLAEMLADQGVAEAAGLAGSIQEAVSRGMSRSVTPPPRPQGGDRVRHTTGAADHRPPAPPPAPEPLTDPAATPRPHPAQGPAAASPASEGPINYAHPRRQHTAPPSPPPTAPPAQPGQAAQPVAGDATGWSMDERLYNQIWGMFEDLARAVAAYRSAVDFAESRMDQEIDRALSDPRNRIGGAGDRAREAARAKRDELAARAREALDRDLAQLAAEAAVVEPALPAAYAGWANPVWHAHQVPMEIPMALRIGDLHLPERTDLRVPLLVRLPLERGIWVDSGRTASEAAAPMDPDRLRRLAVETAVTHAARLLAVYPPGEFSVHVIDPAGAAAGPLAPLVDAGVLAGPPAAGPGGVASVLAHLTRRVDLVQMAVRAGAADALPPDLDTGEQLLVVNDFPHGFDDRAVTQLRYLADEGPAVGVHLLMVADREEAAAYGPVLDPLWRSLLRITPVADSHLADPWVGHAWTYEPLTVPPGSRVLEQVLAAVAAARRAAGR from the coding sequence ATGACGGCCGAACTGGTCCGGGGGCAGAACCACACCTTGCCCCAGACCCGTCTGGAGATCCGGGTGTCGGCGGGCACGCCCGTCGTGGCCGGGGCCACCCTCGGCGACGAACGGGGCACGGTGCGCGGCGTCGAGTGGATCGCCCACCCCGGCTCGCCCCAGCTCCCCGGTCTTGAGGTCTCCCAGCAGGCGGCGGCCGACCACCGCCTCGCCGTCGACCTGGAGGCGTTGCCCGCCGGCGTCCACCGGGTCACCGTGCTGCTGGCACTCCCCGTCGGAGCGGGCGGCCCGGCACGGTTCGGCGCCGTCCCCGCCCCCTTCGTCGCCGTCACCGGGCTCGACGGCGCCGAGATCGCCACCTTCACGCTCACCGGCCTGGACGCCGAGTCCGCGGTCAGCGCCCTGGAGATCTACCGCCGCCAGGACGCCTGGAAGGTCCGCGCCGTGGGACAGGGATACGCCGGCGGGCTCGCCGAGATGCTCGCCGACCAGGGCGTGGCCGAGGCCGCCGGACTGGCCGGATCCATTCAGGAGGCCGTCAGCCGGGGCATGTCCCGCTCGGTGACGCCGCCGCCCCGGCCCCAGGGAGGCGACCGCGTACGGCACACGACGGGCGCCGCGGACCACCGCCCGCCCGCACCGCCCCCGGCCCCCGAGCCGCTGACCGACCCGGCCGCCACCCCCCGGCCGCACCCCGCCCAGGGTCCGGCCGCCGCGTCACCCGCCTCCGAGGGCCCCATCAACTACGCGCACCCGCGGCGGCAGCACACGGCACCCCCGTCGCCCCCGCCCACCGCGCCCCCGGCCCAGCCCGGACAGGCCGCGCAGCCGGTGGCCGGGGACGCCACCGGCTGGTCGATGGACGAGCGCCTCTACAACCAGATCTGGGGCATGTTCGAGGACCTGGCCCGCGCCGTCGCCGCCTACCGCTCCGCCGTGGACTTCGCCGAGTCCCGCATGGACCAGGAGATCGACCGGGCGCTCTCCGACCCGCGCAACCGGATCGGCGGGGCGGGCGACCGTGCCCGCGAGGCGGCCCGCGCCAAGCGCGACGAGCTGGCCGCCCGGGCCCGGGAGGCCCTCGACCGCGATCTGGCCCAGCTGGCCGCCGAGGCGGCCGTCGTCGAGCCCGCGCTCCCGGCCGCGTACGCCGGATGGGCCAACCCCGTCTGGCACGCCCACCAGGTCCCGATGGAGATACCGATGGCCCTGCGCATCGGCGACCTCCACCTTCCCGAGCGCACGGACCTGCGCGTCCCGCTGCTCGTCCGGCTGCCGCTGGAGCGCGGGATCTGGGTGGACAGCGGACGGACGGCGTCCGAGGCGGCCGCCCCGATGGATCCGGACCGGCTGCGCCGACTGGCCGTGGAGACCGCGGTCACCCACGCGGCGCGGCTGCTCGCGGTGTATCCCCCCGGTGAGTTCTCGGTGCACGTCATCGACCCGGCGGGCGCCGCGGCCGGTCCGCTCGCGCCGCTGGTCGACGCGGGCGTCCTCGCCGGACCGCCCGCCGCCGGGCCGGGGGGAGTGGCCTCGGTCCTCGCCCACCTCACCCGGCGGGTGGACCTGGTGCAGATGGCGGTGCGGGCCGGGGCGGCCGATGCGCTCCCGCCCGATCTGGACACCGGCGAGCAGCTCCTGGTGGTCAACGACTTCCCGCACGGCTTCGACGACCGGGCCGTCACCCAGCTCCGCTATCTCGCCGACGAGGGCCCCGCGGTCGGGGTGCACCTCCTGATGGTCGCGGACCGGGAGGAGGCCGCCGCCTACGGGCCGGTGCTCGATCCGCTGTGGCGTTCGCTGCTGCGGATCACCCCCGTCGCCGACAGCCACCTCGCCGACCCCTGGGTCGGGCACGCCTGGACGTACGAGCCGCTGACCGTCCCGCCGGGCAGCCGCGTCCTGGAACAGGTGCTCGCGGCGGTGGCAGCCGCCCGCCGAGCCGCCGGCCGCTGA